A stretch of Aureispira sp. CCB-E DNA encodes these proteins:
- the truA gene encoding tRNA pseudouridine(38-40) synthase TruA, whose protein sequence is MRYFLELAYNGTRFCGYQEQPDQVTIQSQIEQALAILLREPTKIVGCGRTDSGVHALQYFAHFDGPEGLQKDFVYRLNSLLGKDIVCYRLIEVTNDAHARFDATSRSYQYVLDLVQNPFRQETAYYCRFGKHLDVDKMQAAAQLLLAYNDFTTFCKSKTDNKTNLCDLRQSEWGIEEDGKQLIYRVTANRFLRGMIRLIVGMCLNVGKGNMSLDVVKSALDEKKTLKNALSAPAEGLFLMDIKYDYID, encoded by the coding sequence ATGCGATATTTTTTAGAACTAGCTTATAATGGAACTCGGTTTTGTGGTTATCAAGAGCAGCCCGATCAAGTTACTATTCAATCTCAAATAGAACAAGCATTGGCTATCCTTTTGAGGGAACCCACTAAAATCGTGGGTTGTGGTCGAACGGATTCGGGAGTACATGCACTTCAATATTTTGCACATTTTGATGGTCCCGAAGGTCTGCAAAAGGATTTTGTCTATCGCTTGAATAGTTTATTGGGAAAAGATATTGTGTGTTACCGTTTGATCGAGGTGACAAATGATGCTCATGCTCGATTTGATGCGACTTCTCGAAGTTATCAATATGTGCTTGATTTAGTGCAGAATCCATTTCGACAAGAAACGGCTTATTATTGCCGTTTTGGAAAACACTTAGATGTTGATAAAATGCAAGCTGCAGCTCAACTGCTTTTAGCATATAACGATTTTACAACTTTTTGTAAAAGTAAAACCGATAATAAAACGAATTTATGTGATTTGCGCCAGTCTGAATGGGGAATCGAAGAAGATGGAAAACAGTTGATCTATCGAGTGACTGCCAATCGTTTTTTGCGTGGAATGATTCGTCTGATTGTTGGAATGTGCCTTAATGTAGGAAAAGGAAATATGTCTCTGGATGTAGTAAAGTCAGCTTTGGACGAAAAAAAGACCCTCAAAAATGCCCTTTCTGCTCCTGCCGAAGGTTTGTTTTTAATGGATATCAAATACGATTATATTGATTGA
- a CDS encoding mannose-1-phosphate guanylyltransferase codes for MNNNNYVVIMAGGIGSRFWPSSRKKKPKQFLDILGLGKTLLQLTFERFTNVCPAENIFVVTNLEYKHLINEQLPQLTDHQILTEPSRNDTAPCITYAALKIQKINPKANFVVAPSDHIILKEEQFVNRIKEGLDFVEKNNALLTLGIQPHHPNTGYGYIHFDKESPAPIYKVHQFTEKPDLENAKKFVASGDYLWNAGIFVWNVTTVLDAIKKYAPEVYNILNQGEAHWCTSQEQNFLNEYYPTTPSISIDYAIMEKATNIYTLPADIGWSDLGTWGSLHEQFDKDEHDNAISSPTPELVQTLNTSNCMLRATKDKLVVVKDLENYIVIEEDNVLLIYPKDKEQEIKQVSKELAARFGENYL; via the coding sequence ATGAACAATAATAACTATGTTGTTATTATGGCTGGCGGAATTGGTAGCCGCTTTTGGCCTAGTAGCCGCAAAAAAAAACCCAAACAATTCTTAGATATTCTCGGACTAGGAAAAACGCTTTTGCAATTGACATTCGAGCGTTTTACCAATGTTTGCCCTGCTGAAAATATCTTTGTTGTTACCAACTTGGAATACAAACACCTTATCAATGAACAGCTCCCCCAATTAACGGATCATCAAATCCTAACCGAACCCTCTAGAAATGATACCGCACCTTGTATTACGTATGCTGCTCTAAAAATTCAAAAAATCAATCCTAAGGCTAACTTTGTCGTAGCTCCTTCAGATCATATTATTTTGAAAGAGGAACAATTTGTTAATAGAATTAAAGAAGGATTAGATTTTGTAGAAAAAAACAACGCATTGCTTACCTTAGGTATTCAACCTCATCATCCCAATACAGGATATGGCTATATTCACTTTGATAAGGAAAGCCCTGCACCTATTTACAAAGTCCACCAATTTACCGAAAAACCCGACTTAGAAAACGCAAAGAAATTTGTTGCTAGTGGTGACTATCTATGGAATGCAGGTATTTTTGTTTGGAACGTTACTACAGTTTTGGACGCAATAAAGAAATATGCCCCAGAAGTTTATAATATACTAAATCAAGGTGAAGCTCATTGGTGTACGTCGCAAGAACAAAATTTCTTAAATGAATATTATCCTACAACGCCAAGCATATCAATTGACTATGCAATCATGGAAAAAGCAACCAATATCTACACCTTGCCTGCAGATATTGGTTGGTCAGACTTGGGAACTTGGGGCTCTTTACATGAGCAATTTGATAAGGATGAGCACGACAATGCCATCAGTAGCCCAACCCCTGAACTTGTTCAAACCCTAAATACATCTAATTGCATGCTTCGAGCTACTAAAGATAAGCTGGTTGTAGTGAAGGATTTGGAGAACTATATTGTTATAGAAGAAGATAATGTTTTATTAATTTACCCTAAGGATAAAGAACAGGAAATCAAGCAGGTTTCTAAAGAACTAGCAGCTCGTTTTGGCGAAAATTATCTCTAA
- a CDS encoding SRPBCC family protein: protein MPTLFILFTLLGFFFLTIVLAGLFLPSTWIIEKAELIHATPSDLFSLVNSLEEWSNWTVWSSEDKDSNLTFEYPDQKEGLGAVQIWRNNRINGVLTITESVANKEIKYQFDIQEGNLTLLGTIVLAPADTNYTQIAWRCQLKELTDNNPIRRYQAYFLKNYFDTTIEANLASMASMFNTTDDASDV from the coding sequence ATGCCGACACTTTTTATTTTATTTACACTTTTAGGTTTCTTTTTTCTAACCATTGTTTTGGCGGGCTTGTTTTTGCCTTCTACTTGGATTATAGAAAAAGCCGAACTCATCCATGCCACTCCTTCCGACTTATTCTCTTTAGTCAACTCTTTAGAAGAATGGTCTAACTGGACGGTTTGGTCTTCAGAGGATAAAGACTCTAATTTGACCTTTGAATACCCTGATCAAAAAGAAGGCTTGGGTGCTGTTCAAATATGGAGAAACAATCGAATCAATGGAGTTCTAACCATTACGGAAAGTGTTGCAAACAAAGAAATAAAGTACCAATTTGATATTCAAGAAGGCAATCTAACCTTATTGGGCACTATCGTTTTGGCACCTGCTGATACTAACTATACACAAATTGCTTGGCGTTGTCAACTAAAGGAGTTAACCGACAACAACCCCATTCGACGCTATCAAGCATATTTTTTAAAAAATTATTTTGATACGACTATTGAAGCAAATTTGGCATCTATGGCATCTATGTTTAATACAACAGATGATGCTTCGGACGTATAA
- a CDS encoding 2-oxoglutarate dehydrogenase E1 component has product MDYSFISNAHPAYIEGLYQQYKNNPESVADGWKEFFAGFDYATQHENGLETTDSAPTNRASFSSPKELAVLNLIQAYRMRGHLVSTTNPIRERKFRFPSLDLAYYGLSNDDLNAQFIAGSEIGLPNGTLNEILDKLKTIYCSNIGFEFAHIDNQDKYHWLKNRIEKIKAGDYGHSLDKKKRILEKLNGATGFENFLGKKYVAQKRFGLEGGESAIPALDGIINTAAALEVEEVVIGMAHRGRLNVLANIMGKTYEYIFSEFEGNMPKDTIFGDGDVKYHLGYSSQIKTPEGFDVHLKLVPNPSHLEAVGPVVQGFSRAKADLLYNSNFDKILPILIHGDAAVAGQGVVYELVQMSELEGYYTGGTIHFVINNQIGFTTDFEDARSSTYSTAAAALVQAPVFHVNGDDPEAVLFVAQLAAEYRQEFNTDVFIDMVCYRKHGHNEGDDPKFTQPQFYEKIKKHKNTRTIYSQKLIANGEIEAALAKQMDKEFDALLQAKFSQAKEEAPTYEYQTPEQAWRKLKKHTIPEDYVLSPDTSIKKEVITSVLNSLQTIPENFTPLPKFKRLLNRTQDFIDRGLIDWAMGEHLAYGSLLLEGYDIRISGQDVKRGTFSHRNAVLYDAKTNKQYNRFNDLEKKQGQFRIHNSLLSEFAVLGFEFGYSLASPDPLVLWEAQFGDFANGAQTMFDQFISSSESKWQRMSGLVMLLPHGYEGQGPEHSSARLERYLQSCAEFNMTVANVTTPANFFHLLRRQQARPFRKPLVVMSPKKLLRPKDMNRPDEEVLYRECVSSFEDLTQGSFKEVYDDPKITTTKQAQKIKRVLCCSGKIYYELLDKKVADKRDDIAIVRLEQLYPFPKNQVKAAIEKYSNAEWFWVQEEPSNMGAWQYILAFYRHYDIQLVARKSSASPATGFKKVHEAQQENILLRAFGELENTSTSSREANVMHSPTNSPPTNGNKPDDLTALKGLGKVVAKQLETAGITTFKQLAKLSNKEIHNLNDQIPGFGAKYKRYDWKTQAQVLN; this is encoded by the coding sequence ATGGATTATTCATTTATTTCCAATGCTCATCCAGCCTATATAGAAGGCTTGTATCAACAATACAAAAACAATCCTGAATCTGTTGCCGATGGATGGAAAGAATTTTTTGCAGGCTTTGACTATGCGACTCAACACGAGAATGGCTTAGAAACAACAGACAGTGCTCCTACCAATCGAGCATCGTTTTCTTCTCCCAAGGAGTTAGCAGTTCTTAATTTGATTCAAGCATATAGAATGCGTGGTCATTTAGTTTCAACAACCAACCCAATTAGAGAACGCAAATTTCGATTCCCTAGCTTGGATTTGGCATATTATGGGTTGTCAAACGATGATTTGAACGCCCAATTTATTGCAGGTAGTGAGATTGGTTTGCCAAATGGCACCTTAAATGAAATTTTAGACAAACTAAAAACCATTTATTGTAGTAATATTGGCTTCGAATTTGCCCATATTGACAATCAAGATAAATACCATTGGCTAAAAAATCGCATTGAAAAAATCAAAGCAGGAGATTACGGTCATAGCTTGGATAAAAAGAAGCGAATTTTAGAAAAATTAAATGGTGCAACTGGCTTTGAAAATTTCTTAGGCAAAAAATATGTTGCTCAAAAACGTTTTGGATTAGAAGGTGGTGAATCTGCAATTCCTGCTTTGGACGGAATCATCAACACAGCCGCTGCTTTAGAAGTAGAAGAGGTGGTAATTGGTATGGCGCATCGTGGGCGTTTGAATGTTTTGGCCAATATCATGGGCAAAACCTATGAATACATTTTTAGTGAGTTCGAAGGAAATATGCCTAAAGATACCATTTTTGGAGATGGTGATGTAAAATACCATTTGGGTTATTCTTCTCAAATCAAAACTCCAGAAGGCTTTGATGTACATCTCAAACTTGTACCCAACCCTTCTCACTTAGAGGCTGTAGGTCCTGTTGTACAAGGTTTTTCGAGAGCAAAAGCAGATTTGCTTTATAATTCTAATTTTGATAAAATTCTACCAATCCTAATCCATGGTGATGCGGCTGTTGCTGGTCAAGGGGTTGTTTACGAATTGGTTCAAATGAGTGAATTGGAGGGTTACTACACTGGAGGAACCATTCATTTTGTTATCAACAATCAAATTGGTTTTACAACAGATTTTGAAGATGCTCGCTCGTCTACTTATTCTACAGCAGCAGCAGCTTTGGTTCAAGCACCTGTATTTCATGTCAATGGAGACGATCCTGAGGCAGTCCTATTTGTTGCTCAACTAGCCGCTGAATATCGCCAAGAATTTAATACTGATGTTTTCATAGACATGGTGTGTTATCGCAAGCATGGTCATAACGAAGGAGATGACCCAAAGTTTACACAGCCACAGTTTTATGAAAAAATCAAAAAGCATAAAAATACCAGAACCATTTACAGTCAGAAATTGATTGCTAATGGGGAAATTGAGGCAGCTCTAGCCAAACAAATGGACAAGGAGTTTGACGCTTTGCTACAAGCAAAATTTTCGCAAGCGAAAGAAGAGGCTCCTACTTATGAATACCAAACGCCAGAACAAGCTTGGCGTAAGTTAAAGAAACATACTATTCCAGAAGACTATGTTCTTTCTCCAGATACAAGCATCAAAAAAGAAGTCATTACATCAGTATTGAATTCTTTGCAAACGATTCCTGAAAACTTTACACCTCTGCCTAAATTCAAGCGTTTATTAAACCGTACACAGGATTTTATAGATAGAGGATTGATTGATTGGGCAATGGGAGAACACCTTGCGTATGGTTCTTTACTTTTAGAAGGGTACGACATTCGTATTAGTGGTCAAGATGTTAAACGAGGAACTTTCTCTCACCGAAATGCAGTATTGTACGATGCAAAAACAAACAAGCAATACAATCGCTTTAATGATTTAGAGAAAAAACAAGGTCAATTTAGAATACACAATTCTCTACTTTCTGAGTTTGCTGTATTGGGTTTTGAGTTTGGCTACTCATTGGCTAGTCCAGATCCACTTGTTTTGTGGGAAGCTCAGTTTGGTGATTTTGCGAATGGTGCTCAAACTATGTTTGATCAGTTTATTTCTTCGTCTGAAAGCAAGTGGCAACGTATGTCAGGTTTGGTTATGTTACTTCCTCATGGTTACGAAGGGCAAGGTCCAGAGCATTCTAGTGCTAGATTAGAACGCTATTTGCAGAGTTGTGCCGAATTTAACATGACTGTTGCCAATGTCACTACACCAGCCAACTTCTTCCACCTGTTGCGTCGTCAACAAGCTCGACCATTCAGAAAACCATTGGTTGTGATGAGTCCCAAAAAACTCTTACGTCCGAAGGATATGAATCGTCCTGATGAAGAGGTGTTATATAGAGAATGTGTTTCTTCTTTTGAAGACCTAACGCAAGGTTCTTTCAAAGAAGTTTATGACGATCCTAAAATTACGACTACCAAACAAGCTCAAAAGATAAAACGCGTACTTTGTTGTAGCGGAAAAATCTACTACGAATTACTAGATAAAAAAGTAGCTGATAAGAGAGACGATATTGCTATTGTTCGCTTGGAGCAATTGTATCCGTTCCCTAAAAATCAAGTAAAAGCGGCTATTGAAAAATATAGTAATGCTGAATGGTTCTGGGTACAAGAAGAACCTTCTAACATGGGAGCATGGCAATACATTTTAGCCTTTTATCGTCATTATGACATTCAGCTAGTCGCTAGAAAATCAAGTGCATCGCCTGCTACTGGTTTCAAAAAAGTACACGAGGCTCAACAAGAAAATATTTTGTTGCGCGCTTTTGGTGAATTGGAAAATACGAGTACCTCTTCTAGAGAAGCTAATGTCATGCACTCCCCAACCAACAGTCCTCCAACGAATGGAAACAAACCAGATGACTTAACAGCTTTAAAAGGACTTGGGAAAGTAGTTGCTAAACAATTGGAAACAGCAGGAATTACAACATTCAAGCAATTGGCTAAATTATCTAACAAGGAAATTCATAATCTAAATGATCAAATCCCTGGATTTGGTGCCAAATACAAACGTTACGATTGGAAAACACAAGCACAAGTGCTGAACTAA
- the rpsT gene encoding 30S ribosomal protein S20, which produces MANHKSAKKRMRQDAKKRLHNRFYKKTARTAISRLRGMEDHKEAEAFLPKVVSMIDRLAKKNQIHKNKAANLKGKLAKHVGGLAK; this is translated from the coding sequence ATGGCAAACCATAAATCAGCAAAAAAACGCATGCGTCAAGACGCAAAAAAAAGATTACACAATCGTTTTTACAAAAAAACTGCTCGTACTGCTATTAGTAGATTACGTGGTATGGAAGATCACAAAGAAGCAGAAGCTTTCTTACCAAAAGTTGTTTCTATGATTGATCGTTTGGCTAAGAAAAATCAAATCCACAAAAACAAAGCGGCTAACCTTAAAGGAAAATTAGCTAAACACGTTGGTGGATTGGCAAAATAA